GCTGGACGGAACCGGCGTGAGCCCCGAAGACCCGCGGGTGAGCCTGCTTTTCGCCGACCTGTCCGGGCTGCCGCCGATCGCGGTGTCCTGGGGCACCGACGAACTGCTCGCCGGCGAGGATGCGGAGTTCGCCCGTCGCGCCGAGGCGGCCGGCAACGACGTCCTGGTACGCGCCGTTGAAGAGGGGCAGCACTCGTTCATCATCGGCGCCGGCTGGGTGCCCGAGGTCGATGAAGCGATCGCCGAGATCGGCGACTGGCTACGCTCGAAACTGGGGCGTTGACTAACCTAGCTGCGGAATCACCTCTGCGGCAAGGCGTTCCATCTGCTCGCGGTTCTGCGGCACGTCCGGTCCGACGGGGTTGAGTAGTAGCATCTCGGCGCCGGCATCGATCACCTCTCGTAGCCCGCGGGCGACGTCGTCGGGGGTGCCGGACACCGGTACCGCTTCGATGCCGGGAATCAGGTTGCCGTAGATGCGATGCAACCCGTCGAGAACCCGCTGGCGGGCGCGTGCCGCGTCGTCGTCGACCATCAGGTAGACGCGCTTTCCGATGGTGAAGTGTGCCGGGTCCTTCTGTTGTTCGTCGACCTCGCGGCGGACGATGGCGGCCGCGCCGGCGAAGTGCTCAGTCGTCGACGATCCCGCGCCCAGGAACGAGTCGCCGAGGCGCACCGCCCTGGCCAAGGCCTTCGGGGCGAGACCGCCGAACCAGATCGGCGGGTGCGGTCGCTGCACCGGTTTCGGGTTGGAAGCCAGGCCGTCGACGTCCCGGAACCGGCCGTGGAACGTCACCGTGGGCTGATCTGACCAGGCCGCCTTCATCAGGTCGAGGCCCTCGGTGAAATACGAGATGAAGTGTTCCTTGTCCACCCCGAAGGCGGCGAATTGGCGGCCGCCGCCACCGGGTGCCACGCCGATGTCCAGCCGTCCATGGCTGATCCGGTCGAGGGCGGCCACCGACTGGGCCAGCTGCAGCGGCTCGTGCAGCGAGGTCACCAGAACCGCGACCCCGAGGCGCAGCCGCTCGGTGAAAGCAGCGCAGTAGGAGAGCAGCTCCAGTGGGGCTAGCAGCGGCGCGGCGCCGACGGTCTGCTCGAGCACCCATCCGCCGTCGAACCCGAGCTCCTCGGCGCGCACCAGGTATGAGCGCAGCCCATCGCCGTCGAAAACGTCGTAGTCGAACTGCGGAATCGCGATCGAGAACCTCACGAACTCACCCTACGGTCGTCGGTCGGTACGCTGCAGAGCATGTTCGCGTTTCTGCCTTCGCTGCCCGGCGTCGACGACGTGCGTGCCCTGGCCGGCCGCGTCGATACGGTCCGCCACCACGGCGTCCCCGCCGGATGTGTGCTCGAGTTCAACCTGCGTTCGGTGCCGCCCGAGACGGCAGGCTTCGACCCGGTGGCGCTCATCACCGGCGCGGAGCGGCCGCTAACTTTGCGTGAGGCGGTTGCCGCGATCCACCGCGCCGCCGAGGATCCTCGGGTGGCCGGGCTGATCGCTCGCGTGCAGCTCGCGGCCTCGCCACCGGCGGCGGTCCAGGAGCTGCGCGAGGCGATCGCGGCGTTCAGCGCCGTCAAGCCATCGCTGGCCTGGGCCGAGACCTACCCGGGCACGCTGTCCTACTACCTGGCGTCGGCGTTCAGCGAGGTCTGGATGCAGCCCTCGGGAAGCGTGGGGCTGATCGGCTTCGCGAGCGAAGCGACCTTTCTGCGGGCCGCGCTGGAAAAGGCGGGGATCGACGCCGAGTTCGTCGCCAGAGGCGAATACAAGTCGGCGGCAAACGTTTTCACCGAGGACGGCTTCACCGACGCGCACCGCGAAGCCGTGACCCGGATGCTGGAGAGCCTGCAAGACCAGGTGTGGCGGGCGATCGCCGAATCTCGCGACATCGAGTCCACCGCGCTCGATGCGCTGGCCGACCGGGCCCCGCTGCTGCGCGATGACGCCGTGGCCTCGGGTCTGGTCGACCGGATCGGCTTCCGTGACCAGGCCCACACCCGCATCGCGGAACTGATTGGCGTGGAAGGTGTTTCGGTCGACGAAGGCGACGCCGAGGCCGACCCGGAAAAGCTGGCACCGCGGCTGAATCTGGCACGCTACGCCGCAGCCTCGCGGTCGCGGCTGGTCCCGCCGGCGCCGCCGATTCCCGGCCGCCGGTCCAAGCCCACCTTCGCCGTGATCACCCTGCAGGGTCCGATTGTCAACGGGCGCGGTGGGCCCCAGTTCCTGCCGTTCGGCAATTCTAGCGTCGGCGGTGACACAATCGCGGCGGCTCTGCGTGAGGCGGCGGCCGACGATTCGGTGTCGGCGATCGTGCTGCGGATCGACAGCCCCGGAGGCTCGGTCACGGCGTCCGAGACCATCTGGCGTGAGGTGGCCCGGGCCCGCGAACGCGGCAAACCGGTTGTGGCATCGATGGGCTCGGTGGCCGCCTCGGGTGGTTACTATGCCGCGATGGCCGCTGACGTGATCGTGGCCAACCCTGCCACGATCACCGGTTCGATCGGTGTGATCACCGGGAAGCTGGTGTTCCGGGATCTCAAGGAACGGCTGGGAGTCATCTCAGATGCGGTGCGCACCAACGCCAATGCCGACGCGTGGTCGACCGATGTGCCGTTCACGGCGCAGCAGCGGGCCGATCGAGAGGCCGAGGCGGACTTGATTTACGCCGACTTCGTGCAGCGCGTCGCCGAAGGCCGCAAGCTGAGCACCGAGGCCGTGGATGCGGTTGCCCAGGGCCGGGTGTGGACGGGCGCCGACGCCCTCGAGCATGGCTTGGTCGACGAACTCGGGGGGCTTCGCACCGCGGTACGCCGAGCCAAAGTCCTGGCAGGCCTGGATGAGGACAGCGAAGTCCGGGTGGCCAGCTTCCCGGGATCCTCGCTGCTTCAGCTGGTGCGACCCCGGGCGTCCTCGCAACCGGCCGCCGCGTCGCTGCCGGACGCGCTGGGCATACTGCTCGGCCGCTCGGTGGCCGCGATCGTGGAAAACCTCGAGCAGGCGGTCAGCGGCGCCAGCGCGCTGTGGCTGGGGGGGTCACGCTTCTAACCGGTGAGCGGGCCGCTGATGAAGATGATCTCACCCAGCGGGTCGTCGTTTTCCGGTGCGGGGACGTCCATGTTGTGGTGTTTGAACAGCTCGGTACGCGTGACACCCTCGACAGCCCAGCCCTTAACCCCCAGGTAGTCGACGACGTGGTTGCGTTGTCCGGCGTAAACCAGCGACGCCATGTCGATGTCCACGCCGTGGTCGCGGAAGGAGTCGGACATCTCCCGCACCCGGTCGGCATCGAAATCCACTATGCCCGGCACGAATTCGGTGGCGATGGTGCTGCCCGGCGCGCTGAGTGCGGTGATGTTGTCGAACAACCGGTCCTGGGCCTCCGGCGGCAGATAGATCAGCAGGCCCTCGGCCAACCACGCGGTCGGTGTCGAGGTGTCGAATCCGGCGGCTAGTAGTGCCGCCGGCCAGTCCGCACGCAGGTCGATCGGAATGGGGTGCCAGGTTGCGGTGGGCTGGGCCCCGATGCCGGCCAAAGTGGTTGTCTTGAAGTCGATTACCTGCGGCTGGTCGATTTCGTACACGACCGTTTCGGTGGGCCACGGCATCCGGTAGGCGCGTGCGTCCAATCCGGACGCGAGAATCACCACTTGTCGCACACCTGCGGCGGTGGCGGCGATGAAGTAATCGTCGAAATACCTCGTGCGCGCCGCCATTCCGTCGATCATCGACTGCATGCGGATCGGCGTTGCGTTCTCGATGGCCGACAGATCGAGCGTGCCGTCCATCATCTTGGTGAAGAAATCCACCCCCACCGCGCGCACGAGTGGCTCGGCGAACGGATCGTTGATCAAACCGCGGGGATCCTTCGTCGCCATGGCGCGTCCGGTCGCGACCATGGTCGCGGTCGCGCCCACGCTGGACGCCAGATCCCAGTTGTCGTCGTGTGCACGAGGCATGAGACGACCCTAGCCATGCCCTACCTCAGCGTGGCGGCGACATAGCTCAAGTCACCGAAGGCGGCCATCAGCTCGTTCTCCGGGAACTCGAACCCGTTGCGCGCATACAACTCTTTGGCGGAGTGCGCGGTGACCTCCCAGTTGTGAGTGCTCAGGTAGTCCACCACGACGTTGCGCTCGCCCCGGTAGAACAGGTCGGCCGCGTTGAGGCTGAAGCCGAAGCTCTGCCACCGCTCGCTGATGCGCTGCAAACGCTCATCGGAGAATGCGTTGGGGTCCGAGACATGCTCGGTGGCCAGCCGGCTGCCCGGCGCGGAGAGCGCGGTGATGTGGTCGAACAACCGGTCCTGAGCCTCGGGCGGCAGGTAGGGCAGCAGACCCTCGGCACTCCACGCGGCGGGTTGGGTGATGTCAAAACCGGCCTCTCGCAACGCCGCTGGCCAGTCGCCCCGGAGGTCAATGCTGATCGTGCGGCGGTCGGCTGTCGGAGCGGCGCCGATGCCCGCCAGCGTGTCGGTTTTGAATGCGATGACCTGTGGCTGGTCGATCTCGTAGACCACAGTGCCCGTCGGCCAGTCCAAGCGGTAGGCCCTGGTGTCCAGGCCGGATGCCAGGATCACCGCCTGCCTGATGCCGGCCTTCGTCGCGTCGGTGAAGAACTCGTCGAAAAACCTGGTCCGCACGGTGATCTGCTCGCTGTGCACTTTGCGGTTCAGCAGGGCGTCGTCCTCGAGGTCGATCTCCCCGTCGATGATCCGGACGAAGGGATCCAACCCCACGGCCCGGACGAGCGGATCAGCCAGCGGATCGTCCAGCAGCGGATTGGGCCCCTGCGACGCCACGGCGCGGGATGCGGCCACCATGGTGGCCGTCGCTCCCACGCTGTTGGCCAGGTCCCAGCTGTCGCCTTCGGTGCGTCCAGTGTCGGCGGTCATCTATTTTCCTTTCCTGTCCAGGGTGCCGCTGGTGTAGAGCATCTCGCCCATCCGCATGTCGTCATCGTCGAGTGGATCAAAGCCGTTGTCCGCGAACAACTCCCGGATGCTGCTGCTGTTGAGCGACCAGCCGCGGTCGGCCAGATACGGAACCGCCTCGTTGCGGTCGCCGAGGTAGACCAGACCCGCCATGTCGAGATCGAAACCGTGCGCGCGCCAGCGCTCGGTGATGGTCTGCATGCGCTCCCGGAGCTTGTCCTCTTCGCCGGGCTCGGGGTTGGGCGCGCTCTCGGTGGCCAGCCGGCTGCCCGGCGCGCTGAGGGCGGTGATGGTGTCCAGCAACCGGTCCTGAGCCTCCGCAGGCAGGTAGCCGAGCAGGCCCTCGGCGCTCCATGCGGCCGGCTGGGCCGGGTCGAAGCCGGCGGTGCGCAGTGCGGTGGGCCAATCGTCGCGCAGATCGACGGCCAC
The DNA window shown above is from Mycobacterium sp. Aquia_216 and carries:
- a CDS encoding LLM class flavin-dependent oxidoreductase → MRFSIAIPQFDYDVFDGDGLRSYLVRAEELGFDGGWVLEQTVGAAPLLAPLELLSYCAAFTERLRLGVAVLVTSLHEPLQLAQSVAALDRISHGRLDIGVAPGGGGRQFAAFGVDKEHFISYFTEGLDLMKAAWSDQPTVTFHGRFRDVDGLASNPKPVQRPHPPIWFGGLAPKALARAVRLGDSFLGAGSSTTEHFAGAAAIVRREVDEQQKDPAHFTIGKRVYLMVDDDAARARQRVLDGLHRIYGNLIPGIEAVPVSGTPDDVARGLREVIDAGAEMLLLNPVGPDVPQNREQMERLAAEVIPQLG
- the sppA gene encoding signal peptide peptidase SppA, encoding MFAFLPSLPGVDDVRALAGRVDTVRHHGVPAGCVLEFNLRSVPPETAGFDPVALITGAERPLTLREAVAAIHRAAEDPRVAGLIARVQLAASPPAAVQELREAIAAFSAVKPSLAWAETYPGTLSYYLASAFSEVWMQPSGSVGLIGFASEATFLRAALEKAGIDAEFVARGEYKSAANVFTEDGFTDAHREAVTRMLESLQDQVWRAIAESRDIESTALDALADRAPLLRDDAVASGLVDRIGFRDQAHTRIAELIGVEGVSVDEGDAEADPEKLAPRLNLARYAAASRSRLVPPAPPIPGRRSKPTFAVITLQGPIVNGRGGPQFLPFGNSSVGGDTIAAALREAAADDSVSAIVLRIDSPGGSVTASETIWREVARARERGKPVVASMGSVAASGGYYAAMAADVIVANPATITGSIGVITGKLVFRDLKERLGVISDAVRTNANADAWSTDVPFTAQQRADREAEADLIYADFVQRVAEGRKLSTEAVDAVAQGRVWTGADALEHGLVDELGGLRTAVRRAKVLAGLDEDSEVRVASFPGSSLLQLVRPRASSQPAAASLPDALGILLGRSVAAIVENLEQAVSGASALWLGGSRF
- a CDS encoding class I SAM-dependent methyltransferase, which translates into the protein MPRAHDDNWDLASSVGATATMVATGRAMATKDPRGLINDPFAEPLVRAVGVDFFTKMMDGTLDLSAIENATPIRMQSMIDGMAARTRYFDDYFIAATAAGVRQVVILASGLDARAYRMPWPTETVVYEIDQPQVIDFKTTTLAGIGAQPTATWHPIPIDLRADWPAALLAAGFDTSTPTAWLAEGLLIYLPPEAQDRLFDNITALSAPGSTIATEFVPGIVDFDADRVREMSDSFRDHGVDIDMASLVYAGQRNHVVDYLGVKGWAVEGVTRTELFKHHNMDVPAPENDDPLGEIIFISGPLTG
- a CDS encoding class I SAM-dependent methyltransferase — encoded protein: MTADTGRTEGDSWDLANSVGATATMVAASRAVASQGPNPLLDDPLADPLVRAVGLDPFVRIIDGEIDLEDDALLNRKVHSEQITVRTRFFDEFFTDATKAGIRQAVILASGLDTRAYRLDWPTGTVVYEIDQPQVIAFKTDTLAGIGAAPTADRRTISIDLRGDWPAALREAGFDITQPAAWSAEGLLPYLPPEAQDRLFDHITALSAPGSRLATEHVSDPNAFSDERLQRISERWQSFGFSLNAADLFYRGERNVVVDYLSTHNWEVTAHSAKELYARNGFEFPENELMAAFGDLSYVAATLR